A segment of the Candidatus Hydrogenedentota bacterium genome:
GGCGCTGTCCCTTGGGAAGCGCCACGATGCTGAGCAGCCATTGAAGCGGCACGTTGTGCGCCTTGTTCGAAGAGGGTGCCAGAGCATGTTGGCGCAATCTTAAACGGACCGTGGCCGCTCTTGTGTGTGCGAGCGTTACTTCCCCTCCTGGGAAGCAGAACCAGCCCTCATGCTCCAAGGCAAGCATGCCCCAACGCGCTCCGCGAAGAAGAGGGCCTCCATGCGCAGGGCGGCGGGGTAGAGGTCCGGGGGGTAGGCCCACAGGCACCAGCCCGGCGCGGTGAGCAGCTTCGCCGCCGCATGCAGGAGCAGCGCCGCACGGCCCCGGCCCGCCGCCAGGTACACCGCGCCGCCGTCGCGCCCCGCCGCGCGCACCTTGCGCCGCGCCGTGTCCCAGTCGGCCTCGAAATGGTGGCGCACGGTGATGGAGGGCTCGAAGGCGATGGACACCCCCGCGCGCCGCAGGGCCAGGCAGAAGGCGTAGTCCTCCGCCGCGCCCAGCCGGGCCTCCGGGAAGCCCCCGGCCCGCAGCCAGTCCGCCCGCCGCAGCAGCAGGAAGGCGGGGCCGATGTAGTCGCGCCGGGGGCGCGCGCCCACGGTGAAGCGGTGGCGG
Coding sequences within it:
- a CDS encoding glycosyltransferase family 2 protein produces the protein MQPQETDRAPGAAPLVSVVVATCGRAEMLRACLESLLAQEGPAFEVVCVDDGSRDATPAVLADLARAHGDRLRAVRTENRGPGPARNAAVAAARGEWVVVADDDTEAPPGWLAALWAAREQTGTDAVAYALAPRGNEGPAARYLWFRHRFTVGARPRRDYIGPAFLLLRRADWLRAGGFPEARLGAAEDYAFCLALRRAGVSIAFEPSITVRHHFEADWDTARRKVRAAGRDGGAVYLAAGRGRAALLLHAAAKLLTAPGWCLWAYPPDLYPAALRMEALFFAERVGACLPWSMRAGSASQEGK